A section of the Methanococcus vannielii SB genome encodes:
- a CDS encoding ATP-binding protein, with product MDFNEEVFLNFYGDKLKKYMKNQISLKLVKNNVFELDIADFLKNYSELCDINEHIIENPKLVEDPLLHIFKEAYTELFGEDEHIKKDLEKMQIAFKNPLSCDKKIDEITSSEMNKLVKFEGNIIKAAKVCALLKKACFVCRACGSLHYKTIHDYFETPRSYCKNQNCRSEMTIDYDSSSYVNIQELEIQQPIDLMKNPDDPPRSIRVFLENSDGIYSGRVDVVGTVMKKMTRPNMPVFEIYTKSNHVKLGENFQKIEVRDIINNYELIDTLNELGKKENIIDILSNYLIPQIKGYDVVKKAIFLQQVKGCIKYLPDGSELRKDSHILLITDPGIGKSTMLRKISRLFPQNSYASVTTATGGGLTANVVREATEIGDGWVVKPGVFVRANEGTACIDELTVDKNVMKYILEAMESQTIHVNKGGINVKLPAKCAVLAACNPKRGRFDRNMGVVEQIGIPAPLLSRFDLIFPLKDLPDRRRDLDIAEHILEMHVETATKKYTKVLGSIDIDGIKVDENIIKNYIIYARTCAYFDDNHHLYSGEVDEKKLKSPSLSENAKKLIKEYYVNMRKLGEGDNPVPVTARQLEAAIRISEMHAKARLSKKVEEKDAKIAIDIIEECLKQIAYDPETGKFDIDKGMGEIPKSKLDKMDRILAIIRELSVISDTGLADEDDILERALEFQISEKDVHDLLEKLKKSADVFSPKYGYYRLT from the coding sequence ATGGATTTTAACGAAGAAGTCTTTTTAAATTTTTACGGCGATAAATTAAAAAAATACATGAAAAACCAGATATCTTTAAAACTTGTGAAAAATAACGTTTTTGAATTAGATATTGCGGATTTTTTAAAAAATTATTCAGAACTATGCGATATTAATGAGCATATAATAGAAAATCCAAAATTGGTTGAAGACCCATTACTTCATATTTTTAAAGAAGCATATACTGAACTTTTTGGGGAAGATGAACATATAAAAAAGGATTTAGAAAAAATGCAGATAGCATTTAAAAATCCACTTTCATGCGATAAAAAAATTGATGAAATAACCTCTTCAGAAATGAATAAGCTGGTTAAATTTGAGGGGAACATTATAAAGGCCGCTAAGGTTTGTGCGCTGTTAAAAAAAGCATGTTTTGTTTGTAGGGCATGCGGAAGTTTGCATTATAAAACAATACACGACTATTTTGAAACTCCAAGGAGTTACTGTAAAAATCAAAACTGTAGAAGTGAAATGACGATTGATTATGATAGCTCTTCTTACGTAAACATACAGGAACTTGAAATTCAACAACCAATTGATTTAATGAAAAATCCTGACGACCCTCCAAGAAGCATCCGTGTTTTTTTAGAAAATTCTGATGGAATTTATTCTGGAAGAGTGGATGTAGTTGGAACGGTCATGAAAAAGATGACAAGGCCAAACATGCCGGTTTTTGAGATTTACACTAAAAGTAACCACGTGAAACTTGGCGAAAACTTTCAAAAAATTGAAGTTAGGGATATTATAAATAATTACGAACTAATTGATACATTAAATGAACTTGGAAAAAAGGAAAACATAATTGATATCCTTTCAAACTACTTAATCCCGCAAATTAAAGGATATGACGTTGTAAAAAAAGCCATATTTTTACAGCAGGTAAAAGGATGTATAAAATACCTTCCCGATGGCTCAGAATTAAGGAAAGATAGCCATATACTTTTAATAACTGATCCGGGAATTGGAAAATCTACAATGCTTAGAAAAATTTCAAGACTTTTTCCCCAAAATTCCTACGCTTCAGTTACTACTGCAACAGGCGGAGGACTTACCGCAAACGTTGTAAGGGAAGCAACTGAAATTGGAGATGGATGGGTTGTAAAACCCGGCGTATTTGTCCGTGCAAATGAGGGAACGGCATGTATTGATGAATTAACTGTTGATAAAAATGTTATGAAGTATATTTTGGAAGCAATGGAGTCTCAGACAATTCACGTAAATAAAGGGGGAATAAATGTAAAATTACCTGCAAAATGTGCGGTTCTTGCAGCATGTAACCCAAAACGTGGACGATTTGATAGAAATATGGGGGTAGTTGAACAAATTGGAATTCCCGCCCCATTATTAAGTCGCTTTGATTTGATTTTTCCATTAAAGGATTTACCTGACCGTAGAAGGGATTTAGATATTGCAGAACATATTTTAGAAATGCATGTTGAAACTGCAACAAAAAAGTATACAAAAGTTTTAGGTTCAATTGACATTGACGGAATAAAGGTTGACGAAAACATTATTAAAAATTATATAATCTATGCAAGAACTTGTGCTTACTTTGATGATAATCACCACCTTTATTCGGGAGAGGTTGATGAAAAAAAGCTAAAAAGTCCTTCTTTATCGGAAAATGCTAAAAAATTAATTAAAGAATACTATGTAAATATGAGAAAACTTGGGGAAGGGGATAATCCGGTTCCAGTTACTGCAAGACAGCTTGAAGCTGCAATTAGAATTTCAGAAATGCACGCAAAAGCTAGACTTTCTAAAAAAGTTGAAGAAAAAGATGCAAAAATTGCGATAGATATAATAGAAGAATGTTTAAAACAGATTGCATACGACCCGGAAACTGGAAAATTTGACATAGACAAGGGAATGGGTGAAATCCCAAAGTCGAAGCTTGATAAAATGGATAGAATTTTAGCAATTATTCGTGAACTTTCAGTAATCTCCGATACCGGACTAGCAGATGAAGATGATATTTTAGAGAGGGCTTTAGAATTTCAAATTTCAGAAAAAGATGTGCATGACTTATTAGAAAAATTAAAAAAGAGTGCAGACGTATTTAGCCCAAAATATGGATACTATCGGCTTACTTAA
- a CDS encoding (R)-citramalate synthase, with translation MERITMVKIFDTTLRDGEQTPGVSLTPSQKLEIAIKLDELGVNIIEAGSAITSKGERESIKLITSENLNAEIASFVRALPVDIDSAISCNVDSVHLVVPTSDLHMTYKLRKTREENLNDALKAVEYAKNHGLIVELSAEDATRSDLEFLKELFKMGEELNADRMCLCDTVGILTPNKAETLVKNIKEYTKLPISIHCHNDFGMATANTVSAIHAGATQCHVTVNGIGERAGNASLEEVVMGLKSLYNINTDIESEKLYKISRIVSKMMKIPVPANKALVGDNAFSHEAGIHVDGLMKNTETYEPISPEMVGNRRKIILGKHSGKAALKYKLELMNIGLSHEQFEEAYSKIKTFGDLGKYISDVDLKTVINEVRGVTLEKKVILDELTVLSGNKISPLASINLKFANDCNIKDNIREASYGVGPVDAAINAVRKALSGVADIELEDYNVRAVSGGTDALIEVIVHLRRGNEVVEVKKAHGDIIMASVEALMDGINLLI, from the coding sequence ATCGAGAGGATAACCATGGTTAAAATATTTGACACTACCCTAAGAGATGGGGAACAGACCCCTGGCGTATCTTTAACGCCAAGTCAGAAGCTTGAAATAGCAATAAAACTTGATGAGCTTGGTGTCAATATTATTGAAGCAGGTAGTGCAATAACGTCAAAAGGGGAACGAGAATCGATAAAATTAATCACTTCTGAAAATCTAAATGCAGAAATTGCTTCATTTGTAAGGGCACTTCCAGTAGACATTGATTCTGCAATTTCATGTAATGTAGATAGCGTTCACTTGGTAGTTCCAACTTCAGACCTACACATGACATACAAATTAAGAAAAACAAGAGAAGAAAATTTAAATGATGCTTTAAAGGCCGTTGAATATGCAAAAAATCATGGCTTAATTGTAGAACTTTCTGCAGAAGATGCAACAAGAAGTGATCTTGAATTTTTAAAAGAACTCTTTAAAATGGGGGAAGAATTAAATGCTGATAGAATGTGTTTATGCGATACTGTTGGAATATTAACTCCAAATAAAGCTGAAACACTCGTAAAAAATATAAAAGAATACACAAAACTTCCAATATCCATCCACTGCCATAATGACTTTGGAATGGCAACTGCAAATACTGTCTCTGCAATTCATGCGGGGGCGACACAATGCCACGTAACTGTAAACGGTATTGGTGAACGGGCAGGTAATGCTTCACTAGAAGAAGTAGTAATGGGTTTAAAATCGCTATACAATATAAATACAGACATTGAATCTGAAAAACTCTATAAAATTTCTAGAATTGTATCAAAAATGATGAAAATACCTGTTCCTGCAAATAAAGCACTTGTTGGAGATAATGCATTTTCCCACGAAGCTGGAATTCACGTAGATGGCCTTATGAAAAATACTGAAACATATGAACCAATAAGTCCTGAAATGGTTGGAAATAGGCGAAAAATAATTTTAGGAAAACACAGTGGAAAGGCTGCTTTAAAATACAAGCTTGAATTAATGAACATTGGACTAAGTCATGAACAGTTTGAAGAAGCATATTCAAAAATCAAAACATTTGGGGACCTTGGAAAATACATTAGTGATGTTGATTTAAAAACAGTCATTAATGAAGTAAGGGGCGTAACTTTAGAGAAAAAGGTAATTTTAGATGAATTAACAGTTTTATCAGGAAATAAAATATCCCCTCTTGCATCAATTAATTTAAAATTTGCAAATGACTGCAATATTAAAGATAATATCAGGGAAGCTTCCTACGGAGTAGGGCCTGTTGACGCTGCAATAAATGCTGTTAGAAAAGCTTTAAGTGGAGTTGCAGATATCGAACTTGAAGACTATAACGTGCGTGCGGTTTCAGGCGGTACTGATGCATTAATCGAGGTTATAGTCCACCTTAGACGAGGAAATGAAGTTGTAGAAGTTAAAAAAGCACATGGAGATATTATAATGGCCTCTGTTGAAGCTTTGATGGATGGAATTAACCTTTTAATTTAA
- a CDS encoding aspartate kinase: protein MVTVMKFGGTSVGNGERIRNVAKIVVNKTKEDKDVCVVTSAMTQVTNSLIEISTQALDVRDIAKINNFIEDLRIKHEIAIDQAIFNHEIKTEVSKTIESSINELEKVLVGVSYLGELTPKSKDFILSFGERLSAPILSGAIRDLGKHSLFLTGRDAGIVTDDSFSCAKVVRLEVLDKVSPILKDGFIPVITGFIGGTDDNQITTFGRGGSDYSAALVGSGLNADMVEIWTDVSGVLSADPRMVENVKQIPRMSYIEAMELAYFGAKVLHPRTMEPVMEKKIPLRIKNTFDPENEGTLVTDSAETCNSVIKAITTIKDVILINIFGGGMVGVSGTAARIFNVLGNSNANVILITQGSSETNISIVIYDGELEAKKCVRELKEEFGECHLIKDITFDKEVCVVSVVGSGMKGSKGIAGKLFDAVAESGANIKMIAQGSSETNISFVIDEENLENCLKTLHKTFIENN, encoded by the coding sequence TTGGTTACAGTAATGAAATTTGGTGGAACCTCTGTTGGTAATGGCGAAAGGATAAGAAACGTTGCAAAAATCGTTGTAAACAAGACAAAAGAAGATAAGGACGTATGTGTTGTAACCTCGGCAATGACACAAGTTACAAATTCACTTATCGAAATTTCTACACAGGCACTTGATGTTCGAGATATTGCAAAAATAAACAATTTTATCGAAGATTTAAGGATAAAACACGAAATTGCAATCGATCAGGCAATCTTTAACCATGAAATAAAGACCGAAGTTTCAAAAACAATTGAAAGTTCGATAAATGAACTTGAAAAAGTTCTTGTTGGTGTTTCTTACCTTGGAGAATTAACTCCTAAATCAAAAGACTTTATATTGTCCTTTGGTGAAAGACTCTCTGCACCAATTTTAAGCGGTGCAATAAGGGATCTTGGAAAACATTCTCTTTTTTTAACAGGAAGAGATGCAGGAATTGTTACCGATGACTCATTTAGCTGTGCAAAAGTAGTCCGACTTGAAGTTTTAGATAAGGTCTCCCCTATATTAAAAGATGGATTTATTCCCGTTATAACCGGATTTATCGGGGGAACTGATGATAATCAAATAACTACATTTGGAAGGGGCGGTAGTGACTATTCCGCAGCACTAGTTGGTTCGGGATTGAATGCGGACATGGTCGAAATATGGACTGATGTTAGCGGAGTTTTGTCGGCAGACCCAAGAATGGTCGAAAATGTAAAGCAGATTCCAAGAATGTCATATATCGAAGCAATGGAACTTGCATATTTTGGCGCTAAAGTTCTTCACCCAAGAACAATGGAGCCAGTAATGGAAAAAAAGATTCCTTTAAGGATTAAAAATACATTTGACCCTGAAAATGAAGGTACCTTAGTAACAGACAGTGCAGAAACATGTAATTCGGTAATAAAAGCAATTACGACAATTAAAGACGTTATATTAATTAATATTTTTGGTGGCGGAATGGTTGGAGTTAGCGGGACTGCTGCAAGAATATTTAACGTACTTGGAAATTCAAATGCAAATGTAATACTAATTACACAAGGTTCATCTGAAACAAACATATCAATTGTAATATACGATGGCGAACTTGAAGCTAAAAAATGTGTAAGAGAATTAAAAGAAGAATTTGGCGAATGCCATTTAATTAAGGATATAACCTTTGATAAAGAGGTATGTGTGGTTTCCGTAGTCGGTTCAGGAATGAAAGGTTCAAAAGGAATTGCAGGAAAATTATTTGATGCAGTTGCAGAAAGTGGGGCAAACATAAAAATGATTGCACAAGGTTCATCTGAAACAAACATATCGTTTGTAATTGATGAAGAAAACCTTGAAAACTGCTTAAAAACGTTACACAAAACATTTATTGAAAATAACTAA